From the genome of Lutzomyia longipalpis isolate SR_M1_2022 chromosome 2, ASM2433408v1, one region includes:
- the LOC129791303 gene encoding uncharacterized protein LOC129791303 isoform X2 — MEVAIGNAAPPFQREVREWQRVDPNTGALLTGRLEADRWIRDHMNTYGKVVDSQKVSTPNGTHHTQRKQLEVLQARTATGGAMQVVRSQTVHTSSSRWNSSSSKQNGINGTSNFTSTHSSPLSFQHKKLHGETQPKTVSPYAPEPTLSASSSMNSTSSPSAANCGVGGPRKQLDSNERETAALNSHGALNRGKSVSNEDLADDDLEPCEWKRVSKIRRSLQYPKVTSPAKYSSRPLDLPENLVSVSRIRQELENGRRLDRAMRNNHVDLAALDSILKGAPDPDHKSETKTPKKATFITAESLKEIRGKLRKLSDESLYKDDILVQNDDEVKTNGEPQGQTNGHQSTMNESRTDAMQQASTYATHLATTTPSGGFVFRPKVTMANGNSNSLQSRNKIKDLATNEWHYRRKSYGFEKMTPPPESMTSRMEASTDSGIGRSGEIAASWSPTENTTRGTVITLAGDDGKEALGKSTSVTILSNGGTQINSVITPLRPSSVYFNSKPEDTKRHSIAVDESKYVKDSVRRSFDPTPAKTSSIHINGTAADAKIDDDLKKGQKRVEFCKTEVHFAAESGRVNIIETDGKPPPNNNFRRRRRSSGGSIGSSYLEAIKSGVPLTHFGDSEQPAADQVKPTPPTLPAPEQDTFPTVTTTTVSTATATTTNGVKSPKEEEDDSNDEISLRGILKNKPIKPRPYHLGENIENSESLWGVRLRPVSTDCTLWTKDSSPVPKEIVEKTPQQIKDESDCNSGFLSDSNESVRSVAERVRLVEKLRSKESPTGFSTKVNLTSSQSFNWPLRDDPMPQSRFTVHLTDGENEEVNGKFGGFEKSHEHTDSSLKSTTLIMKTLKSAQQFDEAMAKLASVNPAIIVPQSKLSPKDIPVSSGGFVSTSYSVAKSNSASNILGSVAKLKVKERYSSSLDGSGDYERRDWNFDEKPQSSISSLLTPRRSSITDTLDGQMGSKRIAERHPIAAPRIKKLGNSSVLSQLSQLNRMYEAAGQDSDGSAQADEEVNSIFGQSNRASSEEKNTSMLSGSWSRLRTKRNCTKQISPNYAQLENYKPRVSTTKTTDVIHSNLLSIPLHSPTNSLTKPASSKVDASLINNTRTTSPVKTTPIAIRKSLPTSDRAPILQEKPKSVQQEPLRLVSGTRKLRDHELSYFGVNTQRASTSVSTNNETKKGTNTAKTETVVSKWKWDEKTDVQRQKHNERHQREPIYENLKYHTNQTSVIQRHPNYDRDQDILDELNRAADEILSSVSKNHEADESKSRRRIQSKPLETITEVRTSTPIKLVQSRGVQVSRGSSESIRRSGVARSSCRVSSASSSESIPRQIPSSSVRASTHSSSSKSRHSSRSHDDASSTRSSKRRVTSITECRRLHRTSSRDNVPSQASSSEDVNEPRRPRRLKVKEKPESSVPVESKRSSGSSKHSSSRRHLKTDAVPSRSSRSTSDQHQKIRVKSGIVTTTSPRNGNWLLRESRIE, encoded by the exons GTGGTTGATTCACAGAAGGTGTCAACGCCAAATGGTACTCACCACACACAGCGCAAGCAGCTGGAGGTTCTTCAGGCTAGGACAGCCACCGGGGGAGCCATGCAGGTCGTCCGGTCACAGACAGTTCACACCTCCTCATCACGGTGGAATTCATCCTCAAGCAaacaaaatggaataaatgGGACGTCG AATTTCACATCAACCCATTCGAGCCCACTCAGCTTTCAGCATAAGAAATTGCACGGAGAGACACAACCGAAGACTGTATCTCCTTATGCGCCAGAGCCCACATTGTCCGCATCATCATCGATGAATTCCACGTCGTCGCCATCAGCAGCCAATTGTGGTGTGGGTGGCCCGCGCAAACAGCTGGATTCCAATGAAAGAGAAACTGCGGCACTCAATTCGCATGG GGCGCTTAATCGCGGAAAGAGTGTCTCGAACGAGGATTTGGCCGATGATGATCTCGAGCCGTGCGAGTGGAAGCGCGTGAGTAAAATCCGGCGATCGCTTCAGTATCCAAAAGTCACCAGCCCGGCCAAGTACAGCTCGCGACCGTTGGATTTACCTGAGAACTTAGTCAGCGTCTCGCGAATTCGCCAAGAGCTCGAGAATGGGCGTCGTTTGGATCGTGCAATGCGCAACAATCACGTCGACCTTGCAGCTTTAGACAGTATTTTAAAAGGTGCTCCAGACCCAG ATCACAAATCCGAGACGAAGACACCGAAGAAGGCAACCTTCATTACGGCGGAATCCCTCAAGGAAATTCGCGGGAAATTACGGAAGTTGAGTGATGAGTCGCTGTACAAAGACGACATCCTCGTGCAGAACGACGACGAAGTGAAGACGAACGGAGAGCCCCAGGGGCAGACAAATGGTCATCAGAGCACCATGAATGAGTCACGTACTGATGCAATGCAGCAGGCATCGACCTACGCCACACACTTGGCCACAACAACACCAAGTGGTGGCTTTGTATTTCGACCGAAAGTCACCATGGCGAATGGGAACAGCAACAGCCTGCAGTCACgcaataaaatcaaagatttGGCCACAAATGAGTGGCACTACCGAAGAAAGTCGTATGGTTTTGAGAAGATGACACCACCACCGGAGTCCATGACGTCGCGCATGGAAGCATCCACGGATAGTGGGATTGGGCGATCTGGTGAAATTGCCGCTTCGTGGTCACCAACGGAAAACACCACCCGCGGTACGGTGATCACATTAGCTGGAGACGACGGCAAGGAAGCTCTCGGGAAGTCCACGAGTGTTACAATCCTCAGCAATGGTGGTACGCAGATTAATAGCGTGATCACACCACTACGACCTAGTTCAGTTTACTTCAACAGCAAACCCGAAGACACCAAGAGGCATTCAATTGCTGTAGATGAAAGTAAGTACGTCAAGGACTCTGTTAGGCGCTCTTTTGATCCCACGCCAGCTAAGACATCATCAATCCACATCAATGGCACTGCGGCTGATGCCAAGATTGACGATGATCTCAAAAAGGGTCAGAAAAGggttgaattttgcaaaactgAAGTACATTTTGCTGCTGAATCGGGGAGAGTTAATATCATTGAGACGGATGGGAAACCCCCACCAAACAATAACTTCCGACGCCGACGACGATCATCTGGTGGGAGTATTGGATCATCGTACCTTGAAGCAATTAAATCCGGGGTTCCCCTTACACATTTTGGGGATTCTGAACAACCAGCTGCTGATCAAGTCAAGCCAACTCCTCCTACCTTGCCGGCACCTGAACAAGATACTTTCCCCACGGTCACAACGACAACGGTCTCCACAGCAACTGCAACGACAACGAATGGCGTGAAGAGCCCCAAAGAGGAGGAAGATGACTCAAATGATGAAATTTCTCTTCGGGGAATCCTGAAGAATAAACCAATTAAACCGAGACCGTATCATCTTGGGGAGAATATTGAGAACAGCGAAAGTTTATGGGGTGTCCGCTTGAGACCAGTTTCAACAGATTGCACCCTTTGGACTAAGGATTCATCTCCTGTTCCCAAGGAGATCGTTGAGAAGACACCTCAGCAAATTAAAGATGAATCAGACTGCAATTCGG GCTTCCTTTCGGATTCCAATGAGTCTGTACGAAGTGTTGCTGAGCGTGTAAGATTGGTGGAGAAACTCCGTAGCAAGGAATCACCAACCGGATTTTCCACCAAAGTCAACCTAACGAGCTCTCAATCCTTCAATTGGCCACTCAGag ATGATCCAATGCCACAATCGCGATTCACGGTTCATTTGACTGATGGCGAAAATGAGGAGGTAAATGGGAAATTTGGTGGATTTGAGAAATCTCACGAGCACACAGATAGCTCCCTCAAGTCCACCACCTTGATTATGAAGACACTCAAATCAGCCCAGCAATTTGATGAGGCAATGGCCAAATTGGCATCCGTCAATCCCGCCATAATTGTGCCCCAATCCAAGTTGTCGCCCAAAGACATCCCCGTCAGTTCAGGTGGTTTCGTGTCCACCAGCTACTCCGTGGCCAAGTCCAACAGTGCCAGCAATATTTTGGGTTCTGTGGCGAAGCTCAAAGTGAAAGAGCGCTACTCGTCGTCATTGGATGGAAGCGGCGACTATGAGCGTCGTGATTGGAATTTTGACGAGAAGCCCCAGAGCTCCATAAGTTCCCTCCTCACACCACGAAGATCATCAATCACGGACACCCTTGATGGGCAAATGGGCTCAAAGAGAATTGCAGAAAGGCACCCAATTGCAGCGCCGAGAATAAAAAAGTTGGGCAACTCTAGTGTCCTTAGTCAGCTGTCGCAGCTCAACAGGATGTACGAAGCTGCTGGACAGGATAGTGATGGTAGTGCCCAAGCTGATGAGGaagttaattcaatttttggcCAATCAAATAGAGCCTCATCCGAAGAGAAGAACACCTCAATGCTCTCCGGCAGTTGGAGCCGTTTAAGAACCAAACGCAATTGCACGAAGCAAATCTCTCCCAATTATGCACAATTAG aaaactaCAAACCAAGAGTTTCAACGACAAAAACAACCGATGTGATTCATTCTAATCTCCTTTCAATTCCTCTTCATTCACCAACAAATTCTCTCACGAAACCAGCATCCAGCAAGGTTGATGCTTCTCTTATCAACAACACACGAACGACAAGTCCAG TGAAAACAACACCAATCGCAATACGAAAATCACTACCGACATCCGACAGAGCGCCCATCTTGCAGGAGAAACCGAAGAGTGTGCAACAAGAACCACTTCGATTAGTCAGTGGTACACGAAAATTACGTGATCACGAGCTCTCGTACTTTGGTGTAAACACCCAGCGTGCTTCCACATCAGTCTCAACTAACAATGAAACTAAGAAGGGAACTAATACGGCAAAGACTGAGACGGTGGTGAGCAAGTGGAAGTGGGACGAGAAGACGGATGTGCAGCGTCAGAAGCACAATGAGCGCCACCAGAGGGAACCAATTTacgaaaatctcaaatatCACACGAATCAAACGAGCGTCATTCAACGACATCCCAATTACGATCGCGATCAAGATATTCTTGACGAACTCAATAGAGCAGCTGATGAGATCTTGAGT TCGGTTTCAAAGAATCACGAAGCTGATGAAAGTAAATCTCGACGGAGAATCCAGTCAAAGCCACTGGAAACGATTACAGAAGTACGAACATCCACACCGATTAAGTTGGTTCAGTCGCGTGGGGTTCAGGTATCGCGTGGGAGTAGCGAAAGTATCCGACGAAGTGGCGTAGCCCGTTCATCCTGCCGCGTCTCTTCGGCATCATCCTCCGAGAGTATCCCACGACAGATCCCGTCATCGAGTGTGCGGGCATCTACGCACAGTTCCAGCTCCAAGAGTCGCCACAGCAGCAGGAGCCACGATGATGCATCATCAACGCGATCAAGCAAACGTCGCGTGACGAGCATTACTGAGTGCCGGCGCCTTCATCGTACCAGCAGTAGGGACAATGTCCCATCGCAAGCAAGTTCCTCTGAGGATGTCAATGAACCCAGACGTCCGAGACGACTGAAAGTCAAGGAGAAGCCTGAAAG TTCGGTGCCTGTTGAAAGCAAGCGATCTTCTGGCTCCTCCAAGCATTCTTCATCCCGACGTCACCTCAAGACGGATGCTGTGCCCTCCAGATCAAGCAGAa GCACTTCAGACCAACATCAGAAAATCCGTGTTAAATCTGGCATTGTTACCACAAC aTCACCAAGAAATGGTAACTGGCTTCTGAGGGAGAGCCGAATAGAGTGA
- the LOC129791303 gene encoding uncharacterized protein LOC129791303 isoform X4: MRNNHVDLAALDSILKGAPDPDHKSETKTPKKATFITAESLKEIRGKLRKLSDESLYKDDILVQNDDEVKTNGEPQGQTNGHQSTMNESRTDAMQQASTYATHLATTTPSGGFVFRPKVTMANGNSNSLQSRNKIKDLATNEWHYRRKSYGFEKMTPPPESMTSRMEASTDSGIGRSGEIAASWSPTENTTRGTVITLAGDDGKEALGKSTSVTILSNGGTQINSVITPLRPSSVYFNSKPEDTKRHSIAVDESKYVKDSVRRSFDPTPAKTSSIHINGTAADAKIDDDLKKGQKRVEFCKTEVHFAAESGRVNIIETDGKPPPNNNFRRRRRSSGGSIGSSYLEAIKSGVPLTHFGDSEQPAADQVKPTPPTLPAPEQDTFPTVTTTTVSTATATTTNGVKSPKEEEDDSNDEISLRGILKNKPIKPRPYHLGENIENSESLWGVRLRPVSTDCTLWTKDSSPVPKEIVEKTPQQIKDESDCNSGFLSDSNESVRSVAERVRLVEKLRSKESPTGFSTKVNLTSSQSFNWPLRDDPMPQSRFTVHLTDGENEEVNGKFGGFEKSHEHTDSSLKSTTLIMKTLKSAQQFDEAMAKLASVNPAIIVPQSKLSPKDIPVSSGGFVSTSYSVAKSNSASNILGSVAKLKVKERYSSSLDGSGDYERRDWNFDEKPQSSISSLLTPRRSSITDTLDGQMGSKRIAERHPIAAPRIKKLGNSSVLSQLSQLNRMYEAAGQDSDGSAQADEEVNSIFGQSNRASSEEKNTSMLSGSWSRLRTKRNCTKQISPNYAQLENYKPRVSTTKTTDVIHSNLLSIPLHSPTNSLTKPASSKVDASLINNTRTTSPVKTTPIAIRKSLPTSDRAPILQEKPKSVQQEPLRLVSGTRKLRDHELSYFGVNTQRASTSVSTNNETKKGTNTAKTETVVSKWKWDEKTDVQRQKHNERHQREPIYENLKYHTNQTSVIQRHPNYDRDQDILDELNRAADEILSSVSKNHEADESKSRRRIQSKPLETITEVRTSTPIKLVQSRGVQVSRGSSESIRRSGVARSSCRVSSASSSESIPRQIPSSSVRASTHSSSSKSRHSSRSHDDASSTRSSKRRVTSITECRRLHRTSSRDNVPSQASSSEDVNEPRRPRRLKVKEKPESSVPVESKRSSGSSKHSSSRRHLKTDAVPSRSSRSTSDQHQKIRVKSGIVTTTSPRNGNWLLRESRIE; the protein is encoded by the exons ATGCGCAACAATCACGTCGACCTTGCAGCTTTAGACAGTATTTTAAAAGGTGCTCCAGACCCAG ATCACAAATCCGAGACGAAGACACCGAAGAAGGCAACCTTCATTACGGCGGAATCCCTCAAGGAAATTCGCGGGAAATTACGGAAGTTGAGTGATGAGTCGCTGTACAAAGACGACATCCTCGTGCAGAACGACGACGAAGTGAAGACGAACGGAGAGCCCCAGGGGCAGACAAATGGTCATCAGAGCACCATGAATGAGTCACGTACTGATGCAATGCAGCAGGCATCGACCTACGCCACACACTTGGCCACAACAACACCAAGTGGTGGCTTTGTATTTCGACCGAAAGTCACCATGGCGAATGGGAACAGCAACAGCCTGCAGTCACgcaataaaatcaaagatttGGCCACAAATGAGTGGCACTACCGAAGAAAGTCGTATGGTTTTGAGAAGATGACACCACCACCGGAGTCCATGACGTCGCGCATGGAAGCATCCACGGATAGTGGGATTGGGCGATCTGGTGAAATTGCCGCTTCGTGGTCACCAACGGAAAACACCACCCGCGGTACGGTGATCACATTAGCTGGAGACGACGGCAAGGAAGCTCTCGGGAAGTCCACGAGTGTTACAATCCTCAGCAATGGTGGTACGCAGATTAATAGCGTGATCACACCACTACGACCTAGTTCAGTTTACTTCAACAGCAAACCCGAAGACACCAAGAGGCATTCAATTGCTGTAGATGAAAGTAAGTACGTCAAGGACTCTGTTAGGCGCTCTTTTGATCCCACGCCAGCTAAGACATCATCAATCCACATCAATGGCACTGCGGCTGATGCCAAGATTGACGATGATCTCAAAAAGGGTCAGAAAAGggttgaattttgcaaaactgAAGTACATTTTGCTGCTGAATCGGGGAGAGTTAATATCATTGAGACGGATGGGAAACCCCCACCAAACAATAACTTCCGACGCCGACGACGATCATCTGGTGGGAGTATTGGATCATCGTACCTTGAAGCAATTAAATCCGGGGTTCCCCTTACACATTTTGGGGATTCTGAACAACCAGCTGCTGATCAAGTCAAGCCAACTCCTCCTACCTTGCCGGCACCTGAACAAGATACTTTCCCCACGGTCACAACGACAACGGTCTCCACAGCAACTGCAACGACAACGAATGGCGTGAAGAGCCCCAAAGAGGAGGAAGATGACTCAAATGATGAAATTTCTCTTCGGGGAATCCTGAAGAATAAACCAATTAAACCGAGACCGTATCATCTTGGGGAGAATATTGAGAACAGCGAAAGTTTATGGGGTGTCCGCTTGAGACCAGTTTCAACAGATTGCACCCTTTGGACTAAGGATTCATCTCCTGTTCCCAAGGAGATCGTTGAGAAGACACCTCAGCAAATTAAAGATGAATCAGACTGCAATTCGG GCTTCCTTTCGGATTCCAATGAGTCTGTACGAAGTGTTGCTGAGCGTGTAAGATTGGTGGAGAAACTCCGTAGCAAGGAATCACCAACCGGATTTTCCACCAAAGTCAACCTAACGAGCTCTCAATCCTTCAATTGGCCACTCAGag ATGATCCAATGCCACAATCGCGATTCACGGTTCATTTGACTGATGGCGAAAATGAGGAGGTAAATGGGAAATTTGGTGGATTTGAGAAATCTCACGAGCACACAGATAGCTCCCTCAAGTCCACCACCTTGATTATGAAGACACTCAAATCAGCCCAGCAATTTGATGAGGCAATGGCCAAATTGGCATCCGTCAATCCCGCCATAATTGTGCCCCAATCCAAGTTGTCGCCCAAAGACATCCCCGTCAGTTCAGGTGGTTTCGTGTCCACCAGCTACTCCGTGGCCAAGTCCAACAGTGCCAGCAATATTTTGGGTTCTGTGGCGAAGCTCAAAGTGAAAGAGCGCTACTCGTCGTCATTGGATGGAAGCGGCGACTATGAGCGTCGTGATTGGAATTTTGACGAGAAGCCCCAGAGCTCCATAAGTTCCCTCCTCACACCACGAAGATCATCAATCACGGACACCCTTGATGGGCAAATGGGCTCAAAGAGAATTGCAGAAAGGCACCCAATTGCAGCGCCGAGAATAAAAAAGTTGGGCAACTCTAGTGTCCTTAGTCAGCTGTCGCAGCTCAACAGGATGTACGAAGCTGCTGGACAGGATAGTGATGGTAGTGCCCAAGCTGATGAGGaagttaattcaatttttggcCAATCAAATAGAGCCTCATCCGAAGAGAAGAACACCTCAATGCTCTCCGGCAGTTGGAGCCGTTTAAGAACCAAACGCAATTGCACGAAGCAAATCTCTCCCAATTATGCACAATTAG aaaactaCAAACCAAGAGTTTCAACGACAAAAACAACCGATGTGATTCATTCTAATCTCCTTTCAATTCCTCTTCATTCACCAACAAATTCTCTCACGAAACCAGCATCCAGCAAGGTTGATGCTTCTCTTATCAACAACACACGAACGACAAGTCCAG TGAAAACAACACCAATCGCAATACGAAAATCACTACCGACATCCGACAGAGCGCCCATCTTGCAGGAGAAACCGAAGAGTGTGCAACAAGAACCACTTCGATTAGTCAGTGGTACACGAAAATTACGTGATCACGAGCTCTCGTACTTTGGTGTAAACACCCAGCGTGCTTCCACATCAGTCTCAACTAACAATGAAACTAAGAAGGGAACTAATACGGCAAAGACTGAGACGGTGGTGAGCAAGTGGAAGTGGGACGAGAAGACGGATGTGCAGCGTCAGAAGCACAATGAGCGCCACCAGAGGGAACCAATTTacgaaaatctcaaatatCACACGAATCAAACGAGCGTCATTCAACGACATCCCAATTACGATCGCGATCAAGATATTCTTGACGAACTCAATAGAGCAGCTGATGAGATCTTGAGT TCGGTTTCAAAGAATCACGAAGCTGATGAAAGTAAATCTCGACGGAGAATCCAGTCAAAGCCACTGGAAACGATTACAGAAGTACGAACATCCACACCGATTAAGTTGGTTCAGTCGCGTGGGGTTCAGGTATCGCGTGGGAGTAGCGAAAGTATCCGACGAAGTGGCGTAGCCCGTTCATCCTGCCGCGTCTCTTCGGCATCATCCTCCGAGAGTATCCCACGACAGATCCCGTCATCGAGTGTGCGGGCATCTACGCACAGTTCCAGCTCCAAGAGTCGCCACAGCAGCAGGAGCCACGATGATGCATCATCAACGCGATCAAGCAAACGTCGCGTGACGAGCATTACTGAGTGCCGGCGCCTTCATCGTACCAGCAGTAGGGACAATGTCCCATCGCAAGCAAGTTCCTCTGAGGATGTCAATGAACCCAGACGTCCGAGACGACTGAAAGTCAAGGAGAAGCCTGAAAG TTCGGTGCCTGTTGAAAGCAAGCGATCTTCTGGCTCCTCCAAGCATTCTTCATCCCGACGTCACCTCAAGACGGATGCTGTGCCCTCCAGATCAAGCAGAa GCACTTCAGACCAACATCAGAAAATCCGTGTTAAATCTGGCATTGTTACCACAAC aTCACCAAGAAATGGTAACTGGCTTCTGAGGGAGAGCCGAATAGAGTGA